The genomic DNA CGATCCTGCAAGAACTGCAGGCCGACGCCCGCCTCACCAACGCCGAACTCGCCCAGCGCGTGGGCCTCTCGGCCGCGCCCTGCTGGCGCCGGGTGCGCGCACTCGAGAAGGCCGGCTATATCCGCGGCTACCACGCCGAGATCAACCGCCAGAAGATCGGGCTGGGCGTGCTGGCCTTCGTGCGCCTGGACACCGACCGCGCGACCGGCGACGTGACGCGCAAGCTCGAGGACGCGATCCGCAAGCTGCCGGAGGTGATTACCTGCCACTACATCAGCGGCTCGGGCATGTTCGAATTGCAGGTGGTGGCCGAGGACCTTGACGGCTTCTCGCGCTTCGCGCTCAACAGCTTGATGCACCTGCCCAACGTGAAAGACCTGCACACCAGCTTCTCGCTCGGCGAGGTCAAGGCCAGCCATGCGCTCCCGCTGGGCCATCTGGCGCCGAAGCCGGCCCGGCCCGTGAAGGCCGCCCGCCGCGGCGCGAAGACGTAGCGGCCCGGCTCAGCCCTGCGCGGGGATGCCCAGGCCGCGGACCACCGCGGGCCGCGCAACGAAGGCTTCGAGCACCCGCGTGACCTGCGGATAGTCCTGGATCCCCACCAGCTCGCCAGCCTCGTAGAAGCCGATCAGGTTGCGCACCCAGGGGAAGGTCGCGATGTCGGCGATGGTGTACGCATCGCCCATGATCCAGGCCCGGCCCGCGAGCCGCTCTTCGAGCACGCCGAGCAGGCGCCTGGCCTCCGCGACATAGCGATCGCGCGGGCGCTTGTCCTCGTAGGCCTTGCCGGCGAACTTGTTGAAGAAACCGACCTGGCCGAACATCGGACCGATGCCGCCCATCTGGAACATCAGCCACTGCAGGGTCTGGTAGCGGCCCGCGTCGTCCTTCGGCATGAGCTGGCCCGACTTGCCGGCCAGGTAGACCAGGATCGCGCCCGATTCGAACAGCCCCAGCGGCTGCCCGTCCGGACCGTTCGGATCGAGGATCGCCGGGATCTTGTTGTTGGGGTTGAGCGAGCGGAACTCCGGCGACAGCTGGTCGTGGTGGTCGAAGGCCACCAGATGCGGCTCGTAGGGCAGGCCGGTCTCCTCCAGCATGATCGAGACCTTGACGCCGTTGGGCGTCGGCAGCGAATAGAGCTGGATGCGATCGGGATGGCGCGCGGGCCATTTGCGGGTGATGGGGAAGGCAGTGAGATCGGTCATGCAGGGTCCTTGGAGCCGCCAGTATGCATGCCGTGCGCGTCCAGCATCGGCGGGCGCCGGTCGGCGAACGGCACGGCCCGATGCCACGCATCGGCGATCTGCAGCACCTCCAGATCGGCACGCGGCCGGCCCATGATCTGCAGCCCCATCGGCAGGCCCTCGGCATTGAAGCCGGCCGGCACTGCGATCACCGGCAAGCCGGCCAGCGTGCCGCCGATGACCACCTCCATCCAGCGGTGGTAAGTGTCCATCGCGCACCCGCCGACGTCCTTCGGCCATGCGATGCCGACGTCGAAGGGGAAGACCTGCGCACTCGGCAGCACCAGGTAGTCGTAGCGCTCGAACAGCCGGCCGAGTGCGCCGTACCAGGCCGAACGATCGCAGGTGGCGCGGTAGACCGCCTGCGCATCGAGATGCCGGCCCTGCTCGATTTCCCAGATCGCCTCCGGCTTGAGCAGCGCGCGCTGGCGCGCATCCGCGTGCACCGGCCGCAGCCGGCCGGCCACCAGGAAGCTGCGCAGCGTGAGCCAGCTGCGCCACAGGCGTTCCATGTCGAAGTCCGGGCGGGCGTCCTCGACCGTGCAGCCGATGTCCTCGAAGTGGCGCAGCGATGCTTGGCACAGCGACAGCACGCCCGCCTCCATCGGCAGCCGGCCGCCATAGTCGCCGAGCCAGCCGATGCGCGTGCCGGCGAAGTCGCGTGCCAGCGGTGCGGCGAAGCGCGCCGGATCGCCGTTCTGCGACAGCGGCGCACGCGGGTCGGGGCCGGCCTGGACCGACAGCAGCATCGCCACGTCCTGCGGCGTGCGGCCCATCGGGCCCTCGGTGCCCAGCTGCTGGAAGAACAGCTCGTCCGCCGGCCCGTGCGGAACGAGGCCCATCGAGGGCCGCATGCCGTAGATGTGCTGCCAGCCGGCCGGGTTGCGCAGCGACCCCAT from Variovorax sp. PBL-E5 includes the following:
- a CDS encoding amidase, which codes for MNPTELVALSATALSTAIHARSVSCREVMRAYLAQIARFNPQVNALVSLQDPERLLAEADRYDEALRRGESMGWMHGFPQAPKDLAATAGIPTTMGFRALAQHVPPHDAWVVERMRRAGAIFVGKSNTPEFGLGSHTYNGVFGATRNAWDPARSAGGSSGGAAAALALRMLPVADGSDMMGSLRNPAGWQHIYGMRPSMGLVPHGPADELFFQQLGTEGPMGRTPQDVAMLLSVQAGPDPRAPLSQNGDPARFAAPLARDFAGTRIGWLGDYGGRLPMEAGVLSLCQASLRHFEDIGCTVEDARPDFDMERLWRSWLTLRSFLVAGRLRPVHADARQRALLKPEAIWEIEQGRHLDAQAVYRATCDRSAWYGALGRLFERYDYLVLPSAQVFPFDVGIAWPKDVGGCAMDTYHRWMEVVIGGTLAGLPVIAVPAGFNAEGLPMGLQIMGRPRADLEVLQIADAWHRAVPFADRRPPMLDAHGMHTGGSKDPA
- a CDS encoding Lrp/AsnC family transcriptional regulator, translated to MESIDKFDLAILQELQADARLTNAELAQRVGLSAAPCWRRVRALEKAGYIRGYHAEINRQKIGLGVLAFVRLDTDRATGDVTRKLEDAIRKLPEVITCHYISGSGMFELQVVAEDLDGFSRFALNSLMHLPNVKDLHTSFSLGEVKASHALPLGHLAPKPARPVKAARRGAKT
- a CDS encoding glutathione binding-like protein, with amino-acid sequence MTDLTAFPITRKWPARHPDRIQLYSLPTPNGVKVSIMLEETGLPYEPHLVAFDHHDQLSPEFRSLNPNNKIPAILDPNGPDGQPLGLFESGAILVYLAGKSGQLMPKDDAGRYQTLQWLMFQMGGIGPMFGQVGFFNKFAGKAYEDKRPRDRYVAEARRLLGVLEERLAGRAWIMGDAYTIADIATFPWVRNLIGFYEAGELVGIQDYPQVTRVLEAFVARPAVVRGLGIPAQG